GCCATCGCCGAACTGCTTTCAGCCGGTGACATCGAGCGGGTCGAGGTCGACGGCTGGTCAGCGCCCGCGTATCTGCGCGCCCGTGCCGTGCCGCGACTGGACCGTGGCACCGCGCTACTCTGTCCGTTCGATCCGCTGATCTTCTTCCGTCCTCGGGTGGAGCGGATCTTCAACTTCCACTACCGCATCGAGATCTACACGCCGGCGGCCAAGCGGCAGTACGGCTATTACGTATGGCCGTTCCTGCTCGACGGCGAACTGGTGGCGCGAGTGGACCTCAAGGCCGATCGTGCTGCGGACACGCTGCAGGTGGTGGGGGCCTACGGCGAGTCCGGGATCTCGCGGCCACAGGTCGCCGCAGCTCTGGCCGACGAGCTACATCGAATGGCGTCGTGGCTGGGGCTGGGCGGCGTTAGCGTCTCGGCGCGAGGTGATTTGGCCAGCGAACTGCATGGCGTCGGCGGGCGGCGAGGCTGGTGACTGAAACGGTCGCGCTGGGCGACCATCTAGATTTCGCCGCGGGTAGCACCCCGCCGATCCGTGCGACCGGGGGATGCCATCCGATATGCGGCGCCAACGGGGCTATCGGCTATACAACGCAGCGCAATGCCCGTGGGCCGCTCATAGTGATCGGACGGGTCGGCTCTTACTGCGGCAGTGTGCACTACTGCGAGAGCGACGCGTGGGTGACGGACAACGCACTCATCGTACGGGCCAGAAACCCGGACGAAACTCGGTACTGGGTCTATGCCCTGAAGAGCTGCGGGCTCAACCGCTTTCGGGCCGGGTCTGGTCAACCGTCGCTCAACCAAAACACTCTTCGGAGCGTGCGGTTCAGTGCTGCACCCGCAGCGTGGCGGCCACCGATCGGCGCACTTCTCGGCGCTTTTGACGACAAGATAGCCGCCAACAACCGCATCATCGCCGCCGCCGAAGCCCTCATGACGGCTCTGGTCGAGGAGGTGCGGCACGACACTGAGCTCTCGGAACTGGCTGAGCGGACGACGGTCTCTATCGATCCGCGCGGCATCCGCGGCGCCGTAGCCCACTACAGTCTTCCGGCATTCGATATGGGTGTGCGGCCTGCGATCGTCGATGCCCTTTCGATCAAGAGCGCCAAATATCTGCTGACAGAACCGTGCGTTTTGTTCTCGCGGCTGAATCCGAGAATTCCGCGGATCTGGAACATCACACGTATTCCCGAGCAAAAAGCTCGATCATGGCGCGGGTAGCTGATGTGCCACTCTCCCTGCATGCTTGATCGACGTGAGTTTCTGCGTGCCGGTTCGCTTGGTTCTGCCGTATTCGCCGCCGGACTGCTGTCGGCCTGTTCTCGCCCCGCCACAGATTCGAAAGGCACTGTCAAGGTCGACCTGACGGCCCAGCCGGCAGACCTCGACCTCCGCGACGTCGCCGTTCGGAGCTGGGTGTGGGGAAGTCAGGTGCCGGGCAAGGAGATTCGACTTCGTAAAGGGCAGCGACTCAGTGCTCAGCTGACCAACAAGCTGCCCAATGACACCACCTTGCACTGGCATGGTCTGGCGATACCCAACGATATGGACGGCGTCCCGGTCCTGACGCAGCCCGCTGTCACACCAGGTCAGGGGTTCCACTACGAATTCACCGTCCCCGACGCGGAAACGTACTGGGCGCTTTACATGTACGCGTCCAAACCGACCGCGGCTTGTACGCACCGTTGATCATCGAAGATCCTGCCGCAAAGGTCGACTACGACGACGAACTGGTGATCGTCCTGGATGACTGGATCGACGGCACCGGTACCACTCCTGACGAAGTCTTCGTGAACCTGCAGAAGAACGGCATGAAGCCGATGGCGATGAAGCCAGGCGGAGGGGTGACCCCGACCACGCCACTCGGCGAGGACGGCGGGGACGTCACCTATCCCTATTTCATCCTCAACGGCAAGCTGCCTAAGGATGCCGCAGCGGTCGATTACCTTCCCGGACAACGGATTCGGTTACGGGTGATCAACGCCGGCGGCGACACGGCGTTCCGGGTGGCAGTACCCGACACCACCCTCATGGCGACGCACACCGACGGCTACCCGGTGATCCCGCAACAGGCCGACTCGGTGATTCTGGGCATGGGCGAGCGATTCGACGCCCTCATCACCGTCGGGCAGTCGCCGGCGCCGATCGTCGCGGTGCCCGAGATGAAGGACGGCTATGCCCTGCTGAACGTGCGTGTCAACGGCAAGCTTCCGTCCGTTGACATCGACAAGTTCGTTGCGACGGTGCGTGGCCAGGTGGTGCTCGACACCGCGTCAATGAAGCCGACGCCCGAGGTGACATGCCCGCCAAGGCCCCCCAACAGGTGCTCGACCTGAAGCTGTCCAGCCCGGTCAACGGCTACACCTGGCCCATCAACGGCCGGCTGTACGACCCGCCGAACAACCCGCTGGACGTGACTGCCGGACAGCGGGTACGGCTGCGACTGATCAACGAATCGATGATGTACCACCCCATCCACCTGCACGGGCACACGTTCGAGGTGCAGGCCGCCGACGGCACGCCGCGGGCCCGCAAGGACACCGTGCTGGTGCCGCCGCTGCAGACCGTGCAGGTGGACTTCGGCACCAATAACCCCTGACGCTGGATTGCTCACTGTCACAACACTTATCACTTGGAGGCCGGGATGGCGACATTCATTCAGTATCGGTCGTAGCCCGAGGAAGTACATGTCCGTGCCGCAGCAGCGGCGGCCATCAGTCCCAGTCGGCGTCAGGCCGCGCCGCGCGCGCCGCCGTGCTAAGCCACCGCCCCTGATTGCTGGTTGCCCGCCGCGTCGGCCTGGCCGTCGCCGATTGCGTCGGTGAGGGCGGACAGTGCGTCGGCCAAGACCCGCTGGATTCCCGAAGTGATTCCAGTGCACGAGGTTTCGATTTTCGTAGCGCTTTTCTGAATTGCACAGGCGGTCTTCTTCACGTCGTCAAGCGTATTGAGCTGCGCCATGGCTTGGGTGATCTTTTCCTCGGCGGTGGCGATCTGGTGTGCGCCCCTTCGCGTGGTCGCTGCCAGTGCAGCCGTACGCAGCAGCATGACGACGGTGCGCACCAGCTCCGGGTCGTCCGATCCCGGATCGAAGGCAAGCACGATGCGTCTGGGGCCAAGCACCCTGATGGACCGGCCGCCGTTCTGCTCGGCGGTCCGTACGAGGCCGAGCGCGGCGCCGGAAAGACGGTTGCGCTCGGCCTCGTCGAAGTACTCGGTCCACCCCACACGGGCCGAGTCCGTCATTTCGATCACTACGCGAGCCGCGCCGCCATCGATGGTGAACACGGCGTCGCCCTTCTTCGACCGGGGGACTGCGCCGACGATGGCACGGGTGTCCGTGAAATCGTCGCCGAGGCCGGTGGCGACCTCCGAAAGAACAGCGTTGACTTGATTCTCGAATGTGTCGCCCTTAATCGGCGTCACCTTGGCCAACCTGGCTTTGGCTTCCTGAACCTTTAGTGAGGTCATCAATTCGTCAACCTTCTTGAGCACGTCGCCATGGTTCTTATCGATCTGCTGGGCGAGCAGCTGCTGGCGGGCATCGAGTTCCGCTGCGTGTTTGGCCATCGGCGAGGTGGGGTCGCTCGGGTCGAATTGCTTGGCTGCCCTGGTCAGTAGGTCGCTGGTGCCGGCCTTCACCTTGGCGTCGAGCTCGGTGCTGAACTTCTCGAGCACGGGTTGCAGTCGGTCCAGCAGTTCGGGGTTCTCGCCCGCGAAGATGCGACGCAACTCGGCGGTGAGGTCCGTCTTTGCCGTTGAGACCGAGTCGGTGAACGCCTTGCGGCTGGCGGCGTCGGCCTCGGTCATGGCCTTCTTGGCGTCATTGGCGGCCTTCACCACGACTTCGGATGCCGACTTCACCGCTCGTTCGGTGATCTCGACCGCCTTGGCGGTCGAATCAGCCGCCTTGTCGCCGACCTCCTTCAGCATCTGCTCGAGGATGCGCGATTCCTGAGCTTGGCCGGTTGCGGATAGCGCGTGCGCGCCGATCTTGACGGCTTCAGTGATGAACTCGGACAGATCGGCCGCCGCGAGAGTGTCCGGGTCTTCCACTGGCGCACCGCGCTCGCCGGCCGTCCAGCGCCGCGCCTCGCGGGCAACGTCCCTGTCCTGCACGGTGAGTCGTTCGACTTCGACGGCGGTCAGGGT
This genomic stretch from Mycobacterium paragordonae harbors:
- a CDS encoding Fis family transcriptional regulator; this encodes MQNKQPQAHFDDTLTAVEVERLTVQDRDVAREARRWTAGERGAPVEDPDTLAAADLSEFITEAVKIGAHALSATGQAQESRILEQMLKEVGDKAADSTAKAVEITERAVKSASEVVVKAANDAKKAMTEADAASRKAFTDSVSTAKTDLTAELRRIFAGENPELLDRLQPVLEKFSTELDAKVKAGTSDLLTRAAKQFDPSDPTSPMAKHAAELDARQQLLAQQIDKNHGDVLKKVDELMTSLKVQEAKARLAKVTPIKGDTFENQVNAVLSEVATGLGDDFTDTRAIVGAVPRSKKGDAVFTIDGGAARVVIEMTDSARVGWTEYFDEAERNRLSGAALGLVRTAEQNGGRSIRVLGPRRIVLAFDPGSDDPELVRTVVMLLRTAALAATTRRGAHQIATAEEKITQAMAQLNTLDDVKKTACAIQKSATKIETSCTGITSGIQRVLADALSALTDAIGDGQADAAGNQQSGAVA